The Pelagovum sp. HNIBRBA483 sequence TCTTCCCCTTCCGCGCATGGCCCGCAATGATCGCGGAGACAGAACCCGAGCTTGAAACACTCGTCAGCTTCAGTCTGCCGCGCGAATAGCTGGGCCTTTCGCCCTGTGCGGCCGGTCACCCCTCACGCATCGGCGCGGAGCGCTCGATGATCCAGTTCAGAAACATCTGCGACCCGTAGCTGATCGGCCCCTCGGCGCAGGTCACATAAATCGCCTGATCCGTCCGCTTATCGAGCGGTAACGACCTTACAAGCCGCCCGTCCGCCAGATAAGGCGCCGCAAAAAAACCTGACATCAGCGCATGCCCCATGCCATGAGCCGCCAGTTCCAACGCCGCAATACTCTGATCCACCGTCAGCGCAGGCGTACGCGCAGGCGGCTGCACCTTCTCTTGGCGGAAAAACTGCTGCCAGTTATCCGCCACGCCAATCACCTCGATCAACGGCGCATCTTGCAGTGCTTCCAGCGAGTTCCCTTCGGGTCGCAAATCCGGGTGGCACACCGGAATGACCGGATCACGACAGAGCAACACAGCCCGCTGCCCCGCCCACTCCCCATTGCCAAAGCGGATCTCGATATCCAACTGGGTCGATTGAATGGCGCTGGCCCATGTCCCCATATGCAGCTGGATATTCACCTCCGGATGGTGCGCACGGAAATCGGGCAGCTGTTTCAGCAGCCACACCTGCGCAAATGTCGGCAAACAGCGGATGCGCACCGGCCGCGTATCCTTCGCGCCAAATGTATTTTGCGTACCAAGCCGCAGCGTCTCGAACGCCTTGATGACCCACGGCAGATACAATTCTCCCATTGTGGTCAGTTCCATCGGCCGCTTCTTGCGGGAAAACAACTCATACCCCAGATGCTCTTCAAGCGATCTGAGCTGATGGCTCACAGCGGCAGGTGTCAGCCCCAACTCGCCACCCGCGCTGGAGAAGTTGCCCGTCCGCGCCGCCGCTTCAAAAGCCCGCAGCCATGGCAAAGGGGGGAAGTCACTCATATCGCTGCCTCACATTTCAAATTTTTCCACACTTATATCAAAAAATTATTTTCTTAAGGAATGCCAGTTCTTCGTGGCAAAAACGCCACCAGAGGCTGATGAGGACAGCATGGAACACTTCGATTACATCATCGTCGGCGCAGGGTCCGCAGGCTGCGTTCTGGCCGAAAGGCTCAGCGCTTCGGGCCGCCATAAAGTGCTCGTTCTCGAAGCAGGCGGCCCCGGTCGCTCGCCGTGGATCAGCCTGCCGTTGGGCT is a genomic window containing:
- a CDS encoding LysR substrate-binding domain-containing protein; its protein translation is MSDFPPLPWLRAFEAAARTGNFSSAGGELGLTPAAVSHQLRSLEEHLGYELFSRKKRPMELTTMGELYLPWVIKAFETLRLGTQNTFGAKDTRPVRIRCLPTFAQVWLLKQLPDFRAHHPEVNIQLHMGTWASAIQSTQLDIEIRFGNGEWAGQRAVLLCRDPVIPVCHPDLRPEGNSLEALQDAPLIEVIGVADNWQQFFRQEKVQPPARTPALTVDQSIAALELAAHGMGHALMSGFFAAPYLADGRLVRSLPLDKRTDQAIYVTCAEGPISYGSQMFLNWIIERSAPMREG